Proteins from one Natrinema salinisoli genomic window:
- a CDS encoding MnhB domain-containing protein has protein sequence MTTVIMRTTARAIVPIILVVAISLFFEGHNLPGGGFIGGVLTVTAFAIIYMAFGLDFLERGILGRDVDPGKGPSRDRVVVAYRRLFAYGFAIAVVSGLVPLLFGQPFLSQTFVILEGIPIYDHLEVASALAFDFGVYCVVVGGLLTILSVVGAE, from the coding sequence ATGACGACGGTTATCATGCGTACGACCGCGCGAGCGATCGTTCCGATCATCCTGGTCGTCGCCATCTCGCTGTTCTTCGAGGGGCACAACCTCCCCGGCGGCGGGTTCATCGGCGGCGTGCTCACGGTGACGGCCTTCGCGATCATCTACATGGCCTTCGGTCTCGATTTCCTCGAGCGAGGGATCCTCGGCCGCGACGTCGACCCCGGTAAGGGGCCGTCGCGGGATCGAGTCGTCGTCGCGTACCGCCGCCTCTTCGCCTACGGCTTCGCGATCGCCGTCGTCAGCGGTCTCGTTCCGCTGCTGTTCGGCCAGCCGTTCCTCTCGCAGACCTTCGTCATCCTCGAGGGGATTCCGATCTACGATCACCTCGAGGTCGCGAGCGCGCTCGCCTTCGACTTCGGGGTCTACTGCGTGGTCGTCGGTGGGCTCCTCACGATCCTCTCGGTGGTGGGTGCCGAATGA
- a CDS encoding sodium:proton antiporter: protein MTGVVLAAAIGALFALGTFLLLRRDLIRVVWGLAIISQAANVYLLTMGGIAPATADSVPVLAGHGEHVPVTADPLVQALVLTAIVIGFGMTAFALVLSYRVYEEHDTLDVTELGDRE from the coding sequence ATGACGGGGGTCGTGCTCGCCGCCGCGATCGGTGCGCTGTTCGCCCTCGGGACCTTCCTGCTCCTGCGGCGGGACCTGATCCGAGTCGTCTGGGGGCTGGCGATCATCAGCCAGGCCGCGAACGTCTACCTGCTGACGATGGGCGGAATCGCGCCGGCGACCGCCGACTCGGTGCCCGTCCTCGCCGGCCACGGCGAACACGTGCCGGTGACGGCCGATCCGCTGGTACAGGCGCTGGTGTTGACCGCCATCGTCATCGGCTTCGGGATGACCGCGTTCGCGCTCGTGCTGTCGTATCGGGTCTACGAGGAACACGACACGCTGGACGTCACGGAACTGGGTGATCGCGAATGA
- a CDS encoding SDR family oxidoreductase has translation MADTKVAVVTAAGSGIGEACSRRLDEDGYTPVLLSRSGSAVAVANELGGDGFEDSVTDPDDLAALVETTDERYGRIDAVVNNTGHPASGDLLGLSDEEWHEGLDLVLLNTVRMARLVTPIMAEQDRGSIVNISTFSAFEPSSEFPVSSVLRGGLGSFTKLYADRYAATGIRMNTVQPGFVDSYEVDEETRERIPMGRPARTAEIADAVAYLLSPASSYVTGQNIRVDGSLTASV, from the coding sequence ATGGCTGATACCAAGGTCGCGGTAGTGACGGCGGCGGGAAGCGGTATCGGGGAGGCCTGCTCACGGCGACTCGACGAGGACGGATACACACCAGTTCTGTTGTCGCGATCCGGAAGCGCCGTTGCGGTTGCGAACGAGCTCGGCGGAGACGGGTTCGAAGATTCGGTGACCGATCCCGACGACCTGGCGGCTCTCGTCGAGACGACCGACGAGCGCTACGGTCGGATCGACGCGGTGGTGAACAACACGGGTCACCCGGCGTCCGGCGACCTCCTGGGACTCTCCGACGAGGAGTGGCACGAGGGGTTGGATCTCGTGCTGTTGAACACCGTCCGGATGGCGCGACTCGTCACACCCATCATGGCCGAACAGGACCGTGGATCGATCGTCAACATCTCGACGTTCTCGGCGTTCGAACCGTCGAGCGAGTTTCCCGTGTCGTCGGTGCTTCGGGGCGGACTCGGGAGCTTCACCAAACTCTATGCCGACCGATACGCGGCGACGGGAATCCGGATGAACACGGTTCAGCCCGGGTTCGTCGACAGTTACGAGGTAGACGAGGAGACGCGAGAGCGGATCCCGATGGGGCGTCCGGCACGAACCGCGGAGATCGCGGACGCAGTCGCCTACCTTCTCTCGCCCGCCTCGAGCTACGTCACCGGCCAGAATATCCGCGTCGATGGCAGTCTTACGGCGTCCGTGTGA
- the mbhE gene encoding hydrogen gas-evolving membrane-bound hydrogenase subunit E, whose protein sequence is MSPDLAIVIAAVALPFVAAALTPVFFRVLGEGTGFAGTAVALTSFGLLATQYGREGVVGLPWIPSRNIALQFYVDGWALLFALLACGIGALIFTYSPAYMHGESGLVRYYAALFAFMGSIVGVALAADLIAIFLFWELTSLASFVLIGYYTADDSSQYAARMAMFITVGGGLFLLVGFLLLSVVASDILGTGAAFDLTAMLENSDAMQAALRDRGLFLPVLGLLAIGAGTKSAQVPLHFWLPNAMAAPTPVSAFLHSATMVKVGVYFVGRTRPMLVSAEWLFLFATLGLTTMTVCAILAVASTDIKELLAYSTASHLGLMIAGFGFTSVYGAEAGVFHLLNHALFKAALFLVAGIVAHEAGTREIDELGGLRHDLPITAAITTVVALSMAGIPPFNGFYSKELLFEAAVEASHHHDIGILGWLYPAVAVFGSIFTVLYSLKFLSLFFGNRPDGLGQVHRPPITLLIPPAVLGLLAAFVSVDPQQAVDLIVQSGLEATAVDPHEMHVGIPTSYSPALGMSAVTIGIGLLAYPAYGRLHDGIRAIPSAVPQVGANWWYDTVVDGLSDEGRRFAETVHNGMLRTYATWTLGATCALALAGFVAAGAIEPTALGLEVTVPIALVLLVAVIGGVAVVTSESHIAGVLTLSILGFMVAIFYILASAPDLALTQLVVETLVLLIFLLVIEEIPEYYEVGIGRVARDAVLSVAVGATAFVTVLVTTGARPDGPTEIARGYAEQAVPLGGGTNIVNVTLVDFRGFDTLGELAVVALAAISILTLVAMRGRDEGRIGPRGGDRPDEPAGARSDGEPSGGDDE, encoded by the coding sequence ATGTCTCCCGACCTGGCGATCGTCATCGCCGCGGTCGCGTTGCCCTTCGTCGCCGCAGCACTCACGCCGGTGTTCTTCCGCGTGCTGGGTGAGGGAACGGGTTTCGCCGGGACCGCCGTCGCACTGACGTCGTTCGGACTCCTCGCGACCCAGTACGGACGGGAGGGCGTCGTCGGCCTGCCCTGGATCCCGTCCCGGAATATCGCACTCCAGTTCTACGTGGACGGCTGGGCGCTGCTGTTCGCGCTGTTGGCCTGTGGGATCGGGGCACTCATATTCACCTATTCCCCCGCGTACATGCACGGCGAGTCCGGTCTCGTCAGGTACTATGCCGCGTTGTTCGCCTTCATGGGATCGATCGTCGGCGTCGCGCTCGCCGCCGATCTGATCGCGATCTTCCTCTTCTGGGAGCTCACCAGCCTCGCGTCGTTCGTCCTGATCGGCTACTACACCGCCGACGACTCCTCGCAGTACGCCGCCCGGATGGCCATGTTCATCACCGTCGGCGGCGGCCTCTTCCTGCTCGTCGGCTTCCTCCTGCTCTCGGTCGTCGCCAGCGATATTCTCGGTACGGGCGCGGCGTTCGACCTCACCGCGATGCTCGAGAACTCCGACGCGATGCAAGCGGCCCTGCGAGATCGGGGGCTGTTCCTGCCGGTACTGGGCTTGCTCGCGATCGGTGCGGGGACCAAGTCCGCGCAGGTCCCGCTGCACTTCTGGCTGCCCAACGCGATGGCAGCACCGACGCCGGTCTCCGCCTTCCTCCACTCCGCGACGATGGTCAAGGTCGGCGTCTACTTCGTCGGACGGACCCGACCGATGCTCGTCAGCGCGGAGTGGCTGTTCCTCTTCGCGACGCTCGGATTGACGACGATGACGGTCTGTGCGATTCTGGCCGTCGCGTCGACGGACATCAAGGAACTGCTCGCCTACTCGACGGCGAGCCACCTCGGACTGATGATCGCCGGCTTCGGTTTCACCTCCGTCTACGGCGCTGAGGCGGGCGTCTTCCACCTCCTCAACCACGCCCTGTTCAAGGCCGCGCTGTTCCTCGTCGCCGGTATCGTCGCCCACGAAGCCGGCACTCGAGAAATCGACGAACTCGGCGGCCTGCGCCACGATCTCCCGATCACGGCGGCGATTACGACGGTCGTCGCGCTCAGTATGGCCGGTATCCCACCGTTCAACGGGTTCTACTCGAAGGAGTTGCTCTTCGAGGCCGCCGTCGAGGCGAGCCACCACCACGATATCGGGATTCTGGGCTGGCTCTACCCCGCCGTCGCCGTCTTCGGGAGCATCTTCACCGTGTTGTACTCGCTGAAATTCCTCTCGCTGTTCTTCGGCAACCGACCCGACGGGCTCGGTCAGGTTCACCGCCCGCCCATCACGCTGCTGATCCCACCGGCCGTCCTCGGCCTCCTCGCTGCCTTCGTTAGCGTCGATCCCCAGCAAGCCGTCGACCTCATCGTCCAGTCCGGCCTCGAGGCCACGGCGGTCGATCCCCACGAGATGCACGTCGGCATTCCGACCTCGTACTCGCCCGCGCTGGGTATGAGTGCCGTCACGATCGGCATCGGCCTCCTCGCGTATCCGGCCTACGGCCGCCTCCACGACGGTATCCGTGCGATCCCGAGCGCAGTCCCGCAGGTCGGCGCGAACTGGTGGTACGATACCGTCGTCGACGGCCTCAGCGACGAGGGCCGACGGTTCGCCGAGACGGTCCACAACGGCATGCTCCGGACGTACGCGACGTGGACGCTGGGAGCGACCTGTGCGCTCGCACTCGCCGGCTTCGTCGCGGCCGGTGCGATCGAGCCGACCGCGCTCGGGCTCGAGGTCACAGTTCCGATCGCGCTCGTCTTGCTCGTCGCGGTGATCGGTGGCGTCGCCGTCGTCACGTCCGAGTCACACATCGCTGGCGTCCTCACGCTCTCGATTCTGGGATTCATGGTCGCCATCTTCTACATCCTCGCGAGCGCGCCCGACCTCGCGCTGACCCAGCTCGTCGTCGAGACGCTCGTCCTCCTCATTTTCCTGCTCGTGATCGAGGAGATCCCCGAGTACTACGAGGTCGGGATCGGACGGGTCGCCCGCGACGCCGTCCTCTCGGTCGCCGTCGGTGCGACCGCGTTCGTGACGGTGCTGGTCACCACCGGCGCTCGTCCCGACGGCCCGACGGAGATCGCCCGCGGCTACGCCGAGCAGGCGGTCCCCCTGGGTGGCGGGACCAACATCGTCAACGTCACCCTCGTCGACTTCCGCGGGTTCGACACGCTGGGCGAACTCGCCGTCGTCGCACTCGCCGCGATCTCGATCCTGACGCTGGTCGCCATGCGCGGTCGCGACGAGGGACGGATCGGTCCGAGAGGAGGGGACCGCCCCGACGAACCAGCCGGGGCTCGCAGCGACGGCGAACCGTCCGGAGGTGACGACGAATGA
- the mnhG gene encoding monovalent cation/H(+) antiporter subunit G: MIHTVVVIALVVVGAFFLTVGTIGLLRLPNVYNRMHATSKPTTLGTAAIFMAGFVQFGPGSEGLTALVGIVFLFLTVPTGSHMIARAAEKIGIPFLGSVTWPDASAVERPDRPERTDEPETNDD, translated from the coding sequence GTGATCCACACCGTCGTCGTCATCGCGCTGGTCGTCGTGGGTGCCTTCTTCCTGACCGTCGGCACGATCGGCCTGCTCCGCCTGCCGAACGTCTACAACCGAATGCACGCCACGAGCAAGCCCACGACCCTGGGCACCGCCGCGATCTTCATGGCCGGCTTCGTCCAGTTCGGTCCCGGCAGCGAGGGGTTGACCGCGCTCGTCGGGATCGTCTTCCTCTTCCTGACGGTCCCGACCGGGTCGCACATGATCGCCCGCGCCGCCGAGAAGATCGGCATCCCCTTCCTCGGCAGCGTCACCTGGCCCGACGCGTCGGCGGTCGAGCGACCCGACCGCCCCGAGCGAACGGACGAGCCCGAGACGAACGACGACTGA
- a CDS encoding monovalent cation/H+ antiporter complex subunit F, producing the protein MTDATPAVLETAIRGALVLVSGLCVLCGYRVIRGPTNPDRVVALDAIATNVVAIAVLFALLTGRGLFVTVSLVLAIIGFIATVAVAKFVTDGEVIQ; encoded by the coding sequence ATGACTGACGCGACCCCGGCCGTCCTCGAGACGGCGATCCGCGGCGCTCTCGTTCTCGTCAGCGGGCTCTGCGTCCTCTGTGGCTACCGCGTGATCCGGGGACCGACGAATCCGGACCGCGTGGTCGCGCTGGACGCCATCGCGACCAACGTTGTCGCGATCGCCGTCCTGTTCGCGCTCCTGACCGGGCGCGGGCTCTTCGTCACCGTGAGCCTCGTGCTCGCGATCATCGGCTTCATCGCGACGGTCGCCGTCGCCAAGTTCGTCACCGACGGCGAGGTGATCCAGTGA
- a CDS encoding complex I subunit 5 family protein, producing MTATPGGMESQLVIAPMVVVLLTAVVSLLLSRRPRARAAVSMAGGAAYAVAVGAIDWYIVLAPDAPGIATYQVGDWPAPFGITLVADGLSAFMLTMVAVLGVASLVFSTRHLPGGQGRSYYFPLFHFLALGVTGAFLTGDLFNLFVWFEVMLMASYVFVAYSGGPQHTRAAFWYVALNLLASAIFLLGVGGIYATTGTLNMADLARRLADPAAFGLDPVPVVGLLGLLLSVFAIKAGLVPFQFWIPTAYRAAPPQITALLAGATKKVGIYAIIRLSFTIFAGAEVAVDLPIPLLGLSIAGDSPLPFVGAALFLMAGASILVGGIGAVGRDSMEGVFAYSSIGQVGFIAIPVAIAATTTDPGLRELAIVAALVYALNHTLAKGLLFLAVGAVRSATGTSRFADLGGIASRSPPLAIAVFVGSLALVGIPPLSGFFGKFLVFEAAAKARAGPVLVLLLVGSLLTIAYVTRTWNQSFWGAQTDAVETATVDSVQVTVLVLLTATIVAVGVGFEPVYAFAEAAAEAALDTEGYVDAVDPIDASELDDLSGGDH from the coding sequence ATGACGGCGACGCCCGGCGGAATGGAATCGCAGCTCGTGATCGCGCCGATGGTGGTCGTCCTCCTGACGGCTGTCGTCTCGCTATTGCTGAGTCGGCGGCCGCGGGCTCGAGCCGCCGTGAGTATGGCCGGCGGTGCGGCCTACGCGGTCGCCGTCGGGGCGATCGACTGGTATATCGTCCTCGCGCCGGACGCGCCGGGGATCGCGACCTACCAAGTCGGCGACTGGCCGGCCCCCTTCGGCATCACCCTGGTCGCCGACGGGCTGTCGGCGTTCATGCTGACGATGGTCGCGGTTCTGGGGGTCGCGTCGCTGGTCTTCTCGACCAGACACCTGCCCGGCGGTCAGGGCCGCAGCTACTACTTCCCGCTCTTTCACTTCCTCGCGCTGGGCGTCACCGGCGCCTTCCTTACGGGGGACCTCTTCAACCTCTTCGTCTGGTTCGAGGTCATGCTGATGGCCAGTTACGTCTTCGTCGCCTACAGCGGCGGCCCACAGCACACCCGCGCCGCGTTCTGGTACGTCGCGCTCAACTTGCTCGCCAGCGCCATCTTCCTGCTCGGCGTCGGCGGGATCTACGCGACGACGGGAACGCTGAACATGGCCGATCTCGCCCGGCGACTCGCCGATCCGGCGGCCTTCGGACTCGATCCCGTTCCGGTCGTCGGTCTCCTCGGCTTACTCCTGTCGGTGTTCGCCATCAAGGCCGGCCTCGTTCCCTTCCAGTTCTGGATCCCGACCGCCTATCGAGCCGCCCCGCCACAGATCACCGCGTTGCTGGCCGGCGCGACGAAGAAGGTCGGGATCTACGCCATCATCCGACTCTCCTTTACGATCTTCGCCGGTGCGGAGGTCGCCGTCGACCTCCCGATCCCGCTGCTGGGGCTGTCGATCGCGGGCGACTCGCCGCTCCCGTTCGTCGGCGCGGCGCTGTTCCTCATGGCCGGTGCCAGCATCCTCGTCGGCGGCATCGGTGCCGTCGGCCGCGACTCCATGGAGGGCGTCTTCGCCTACTCGAGCATCGGGCAGGTCGGCTTCATCGCGATCCCGGTTGCGATTGCCGCAACGACGACCGATCCGGGGCTGCGCGAGCTCGCAATCGTCGCTGCGCTGGTGTACGCGCTCAATCACACGCTGGCGAAGGGACTGCTCTTCCTCGCGGTCGGCGCGGTCCGATCCGCGACGGGGACGAGCCGCTTCGCCGATCTCGGGGGGATAGCGAGCCGCTCGCCCCCGCTGGCGATCGCCGTGTTCGTCGGCTCGCTCGCACTCGTCGGGATCCCGCCGCTGTCGGGCTTCTTCGGCAAGTTCCTCGTGTTCGAAGCCGCGGCGAAGGCGAGGGCTGGACCCGTGCTCGTCCTCCTGCTCGTCGGCTCGCTGTTGACGATCGCCTACGTGACCCGTACGTGGAATCAGAGCTTCTGGGGGGCGCAAACGGACGCCGTGGAGACGGCGACGGTCGATTCCGTGCAGGTGACCGTGCTCGTCCTCCTTACAGCGACGATCGTCGCCGTCGGCGTCGGCTTCGAACCGGTCTACGCCTTCGCGGAAGCCGCGGCGGAGGCCGCACTCGACACGGAAGGCTACGTCGACGCTGTCGATCCCATCGATGCGAGCGAACTGGACGACTTGAGCGGAGGTGACCACTAA
- a CDS encoding Na+/H+ antiporter subunit E, with amino-acid sequence MRVRTWPIVGVVFAVLWVFVVGQSLTPSSLVGGFLAGLIVGLPVAYVFRRLYGKYLDLGRGVRVLPYAGLYLGAFTWELLRANVDVAYRVLSPGMPIEPEVILVPLRVESDVAITVIANSITITPGTVTLDYDDETNSLYVHGVNGQDPDAIAEPIRTWEDYALELFDEDASPSDPPPEIVVSGGERDRTPDGQGGGDDDD; translated from the coding sequence ATGAGAGTTCGAACCTGGCCGATCGTCGGCGTGGTCTTCGCGGTCCTGTGGGTGTTCGTCGTCGGACAGTCCCTCACCCCCTCGTCGCTCGTCGGCGGATTCCTCGCCGGATTGATCGTCGGGCTCCCGGTCGCGTACGTCTTCCGGCGGCTGTACGGCAAGTACCTCGACCTCGGTCGCGGAGTCCGCGTCCTCCCATACGCCGGGCTCTATCTGGGCGCGTTCACGTGGGAACTCCTCCGGGCGAACGTCGACGTCGCCTACCGGGTGCTCTCGCCGGGCATGCCGATCGAACCCGAAGTGATCCTGGTCCCGCTCCGCGTCGAATCCGATGTCGCGATCACCGTCATCGCAAACAGTATCACGATCACGCCCGGCACGGTGACGCTGGACTACGACGACGAAACCAATTCACTGTACGTCCACGGCGTCAACGGCCAGGATCCCGACGCGATCGCCGAGCCGATCCGCACCTGGGAAGACTACGCCCTCGAACTGTTCGACGAGGACGCGTCACCGTCGGATCCGCCGCCGGAGATCGTCGTCTCCGGCGGGGAAAGAGACAGGACCCCGGACGGACAAGGCGGGGGTGACGACGATGACTGA